A genomic stretch from Telmatocola sphagniphila includes:
- a CDS encoding alpha/beta hydrolase family protein encodes MPRYLLVVGLAASLLAGCNSKDPGPNPAAAAPNPGNTAPPKSLAEARRDFKTQLVRQEKSNEPVEAPPPKDFQQIEYPAAVGNLAAYLTPDPKDGKKHPAIIWITGGDCNTIGDVWKAQPANDDQTAGQYRKAGIVMMFPSLRGGNKNPGYREGFYGEVDDVVAAYDYLAKIEYVDPNRIYLGGHSTGGTLVLLVSEYTDKFRAVFSFGPAADTRGYPPEFAPPVSPVNTKEFDLRAPSLWLAGIQKPTFVIEGAVQGNGTALNVLSKLSKNSQIQFLLVPRVSHFSVLAPVNQVLAKKILADTEEKCNISLTLKDLDGSQKK; translated from the coding sequence ATGCCCCGATATCTGTTGGTCGTCGGGTTGGCCGCTTCGTTGCTGGCCGGCTGCAACTCGAAAGACCCGGGCCCAAACCCCGCAGCCGCCGCCCCGAACCCCGGCAATACCGCGCCTCCGAAGTCGTTGGCGGAGGCTCGGCGCGACTTCAAAACGCAATTAGTGCGGCAGGAAAAGTCGAATGAACCCGTTGAGGCGCCGCCGCCGAAGGATTTTCAGCAAATTGAATACCCCGCGGCGGTCGGCAATCTGGCGGCCTACCTGACCCCCGATCCCAAGGATGGTAAAAAGCACCCGGCGATCATCTGGATCACCGGCGGCGATTGCAACACCATCGGCGATGTCTGGAAAGCCCAACCGGCGAATGATGATCAGACGGCCGGACAGTACCGCAAAGCCGGAATCGTCATGATGTTTCCTTCGCTGCGAGGCGGGAACAAAAATCCTGGCTATCGAGAGGGGTTTTACGGCGAAGTGGATGATGTCGTCGCCGCCTACGATTATCTCGCGAAGATCGAATACGTCGATCCAAATCGGATTTATCTCGGCGGCCACAGCACCGGAGGGACGCTGGTGCTGCTGGTTTCCGAATATACCGACAAGTTCCGGGCGGTCTTCTCGTTCGGACCGGCGGCCGATACCCGAGGTTATCCGCCTGAGTTTGCACCCCCGGTTAGTCCGGTCAATACCAAGGAATTTGATTTGCGAGCGCCCAGCCTCTGGCTGGCCGGGATTCAAAAGCCCACTTTTGTGATCGAAGGAGCCGTGCAGGGCAATGGAACGGCCTTGAATGTCCTGTCGAAGCTCAGCAAGAATTCGCAGATCCAGTTCCTCCTGGTGCCTCGAGTCAGTCACTTCAGTGTTTTAGCGCCGGTCAATCAGGTACTGGCGAAGAAGATCCTCGCCGATACCGAGGAGAAATGTAACATCAGTCTGACTTTGAAGGATTTGGACGGATCGCAGAAGAAGTGA
- the cysK gene encoding cysteine synthase A, translating into MADATFSRGRIYDDITQCVGNTPLIKLRRVVGDAKATVVAKLENFNPLWSVKDRIGVAMIDDAEKRGKIQPGTVIIEPTSGNTGIGLAFTCAARGYKLMVTMPESMSLERRRLLKAFGAELVLTPRERGMSGAVAEAERLFNEMGGEPKAFIPQQFKNPANPEIHRKTTAEEIWKDSGGKVDILVCGVGTGGTITGCAEVLKARKPSVKAIAVEPVSSPVITQKMAGQELKPAPHRIQGIGAGFIPGNLNISILDEVFQVTDDESFEMARRLAKEEGMLCGISCGAAAHAAVQVAKRPENAGKMIVVVLPDLGERYLSTPLYPSE; encoded by the coding sequence ATGGCTGATGCCACCTTCTCCCGCGGGCGAATTTACGATGATATTACCCAATGTGTAGGAAATACGCCGCTGATCAAGCTGCGGCGGGTAGTCGGGGATGCCAAGGCGACGGTGGTCGCCAAGCTCGAAAACTTCAATCCCCTATGGTCCGTCAAAGACCGCATCGGTGTAGCCATGATCGACGATGCCGAGAAGCGCGGCAAGATCCAGCCGGGCACGGTCATTATCGAACCGACCTCGGGCAACACCGGGATCGGTCTCGCCTTTACCTGTGCCGCTCGCGGCTACAAATTAATGGTAACGATGCCCGAAAGCATGTCGCTCGAACGCCGTCGGCTCCTGAAGGCCTTCGGAGCCGAACTGGTACTGACGCCCCGCGAACGAGGGATGAGCGGTGCGGTGGCCGAGGCCGAACGACTTTTCAACGAAATGGGCGGCGAGCCGAAAGCCTTCATCCCCCAACAGTTTAAGAATCCCGCCAACCCGGAAATTCACCGCAAAACGACTGCGGAAGAGATTTGGAAAGACTCCGGCGGCAAGGTCGACATTCTGGTCTGCGGCGTCGGCACCGGGGGCACCATTACCGGGTGCGCGGAAGTGCTGAAGGCTCGCAAGCCCTCCGTCAAGGCCATCGCCGTCGAACCGGTCAGCAGCCCGGTCATCACCCAGAAAATGGCCGGTCAGGAATTGAAACCGGCTCCCCACCGGATTCAGGGGATCGGGGCCGGTTTCATTCCCGGCAACCTCAACATCAGCATTCTGGATGAAGTCTTCCAGGTGACCGATGATGAATCTTTCGAGATGGCCCGGCGACTGGCCAAAGAAGAAGGCATGCTCTGCGGCATCAGTTGCGGGGCGGCGGCTCACGCCGCGGTGCAAGTGGCGAAGCGGCCGGAGAATGCCGGCAAGATGATCGTGGTTGTACTGCCTGACCTCGGTGAAAGATATCTGTCGACACCGCTCTACCCGAGCGAGTAG
- a CDS encoding DUF4276 family protein, with translation MPALVGNRQTNLPEEYRHALFVDSNAFRVGGLENLAANNGEKFLRYLKTAAKQTDLGAILLVLDGDHKKFEKAPFCQVTVARLLAERAKQAAAGEKFSFAVVFLLQEYESFLIASAAQFSLLKLGIELPPNAEDAPRDAKKWLRENLNGGYSEASQQVELTRQISDWSAAQRMRSFQRFENALLELSRAVAGNYHIVSPILPVNASS, from the coding sequence ATGCCCGCTCTTGTTGGGAATCGGCAAACGAATTTGCCCGAAGAGTATCGACACGCGTTATTTGTTGACAGCAATGCTTTTCGAGTGGGAGGCCTGGAAAATCTTGCCGCGAATAATGGCGAAAAATTCTTGCGCTATCTGAAGACGGCTGCAAAACAGACCGACTTGGGGGCAATACTGCTCGTTCTGGATGGGGATCACAAAAAGTTTGAAAAAGCTCCTTTCTGTCAAGTCACGGTAGCCCGTTTATTAGCCGAGCGGGCGAAGCAAGCCGCCGCGGGAGAAAAATTTTCGTTCGCAGTCGTATTTTTACTTCAGGAATATGAATCCTTTCTGATCGCCTCCGCCGCACAATTTTCTCTACTTAAGTTGGGTATTGAACTCCCGCCGAATGCGGAAGATGCGCCACGAGATGCCAAAAAGTGGCTGCGGGAAAATTTGAATGGCGGTTATTCCGAGGCCAGCCAGCAAGTGGAATTGACCCGCCAGATATCCGATTGGAGCGCTGCTCAAAGAATGCGGTCTTTCCAACGCTTTGAGAACGCTTTACTCGAACTTTCGAGGGCGGTTGCGGGAAATTATCATATCGTCAGTCCTATTCTACCCGTTAATGCTAGTTCTTGA
- a CDS encoding AAA family ATPase produces the protein MIRKIRIQNFRSLHDVTVELEPLTVLIGRSGTGKSNFVKAIRALRQTLQSRNLSFISDVANRPGRNFQNKQNGTQPLEQSIDVSYTIPRLKGEQNYYLVLKSEGSGISILSEALQQNGDFIFENSNKPRLELGNHTELRASTFAFKYLTQQIGCYDFPGNVLEQTNVPSRQIPEAGFVDRGVNYQDTARTIYENSSEPYAWDSIKGTMRLINPNSTSLKIDQSEKRSLLVVGYRDHENEIFQDVAQESEGYRRYLAHLLAVYQNPSKDVLIFEHPEMGIHPSALQGLANEFQNHVGRGRGQIIITTHSPQLLDYFEPEQIRVVEIVNQETRIGKLAPEQFESLKEKLLIPGELLTVDAARVADLATNSP, from the coding sequence ATGATTCGCAAGATTCGGATTCAGAATTTTCGCAGTCTGCACGATGTAACTGTGGAACTCGAGCCGCTGACGGTCCTGATCGGCCGAAGTGGCACGGGGAAGAGCAACTTCGTGAAGGCGATTCGGGCGCTGCGACAGACTCTCCAGTCGCGAAACCTTTCTTTTATTTCGGATGTGGCCAATCGACCGGGTAGGAATTTTCAGAATAAGCAAAACGGCACTCAGCCTCTCGAGCAGTCAATCGACGTAAGTTACACTATCCCCCGACTGAAAGGAGAACAGAACTACTATTTGGTTTTGAAATCTGAAGGAAGCGGGATTTCAATATTGAGCGAAGCACTCCAACAAAATGGCGATTTCATTTTTGAAAATAGTAACAAACCTCGCTTAGAACTTGGAAATCATACTGAACTTAGAGCGAGCACTTTTGCTTTTAAGTATCTGACACAACAGATCGGCTGTTATGATTTCCCGGGAAACGTCCTAGAGCAGACGAATGTGCCTTCGCGACAGATTCCGGAGGCTGGATTCGTTGATCGTGGCGTAAATTATCAGGATACAGCTCGTACCATTTATGAAAATTCCAGCGAGCCATATGCTTGGGATTCAATAAAGGGCACCATGCGGCTGATTAATCCCAATTCGACTTCTTTGAAAATTGATCAAAGTGAAAAAAGATCACTACTAGTGGTGGGTTACCGTGATCACGAAAATGAAATTTTCCAGGATGTTGCTCAAGAATCCGAAGGATATCGCCGCTATTTAGCCCATTTGCTAGCGGTCTATCAGAATCCCTCCAAAGATGTTTTGATTTTCGAGCATCCCGAAATGGGGATTCATCCAAGCGCTCTGCAGGGGCTAGCCAACGAATTCCAAAACCATGTGGGTCGTGGTCGAGGACAAATCATCATAACGACTCATAGTCCGCAACTTTTGGATTATTTCGAGCCTGAACAGATTCGAGTTGTCGAGATCGTGAATCAGGAAACCCGGATTGGAAAGCTAGCACCCGAGCAGTTTGAATCTCTTAAAGAAAAATTGCTTATTCCTGGCGAGTTGCTTACGGTGGATGCCGCACGAGTTGCCGATTTGGCTACAAACAGCCCCTGA
- the fusA gene encoding elongation factor G, whose amino-acid sequence MIDLTKLRNIGIIAHIDAGKTTTSEHLLYYAGVKHKLGAVDSGNTETDYDPEEQERGITIYSACIPFTWKGYTINLIDTPGHVDFTAEVERSLRVLDGAICVFDAQKGVEAQSETVWRQANKYGVPRLVFINKMDVVGANFEKAVGEVRERLEGNPVPISIPMGAGSSKDSHDPFKGIIDLLQMKALYFEAAELGKSMREAEIPAEYLEDAKKYREQMFDALTAHDEKDLITSAVLESHDADLNKIRELIRELTIKGTIHPVMCGSGREHIGIQPLLDGICFYLPSPLDRPPVAGTNPKKDGKEEKRKPDPKEPFAGLVFKFIGSDHGGLFFIRIYSGTLKPNSRVLNPGRDSKEVIGKIFHVHADPKAEREDLPEAYAGDIVATIGLKEAVTGDTLCETQHPILLEKIVFAEAVVSQSIEPDSNADKDKMIECLKMLEREDPTFICQLNKETGQLTMSGMGTLHLEVKRHRLERDFRLKVRVRPPRVSYRETIRNNKTVTGECVRQAGASQLFAKLTVSFESRVGKEPTGITNKLKPNDLPAPLMAAAERGLKSALQSGELGFPLLNVHGTIISAQMDQETSNEVAFEAAAADAVARALKDNIILMEPIMKLNVTVPDEFMGNVIGDLMSRRAEIDRQDSNGRISIIDARVPLAKMFDYADKVRSLTQGRAGSTMEPFSYAAAPDEVLRSFIDPEY is encoded by the coding sequence GTGATCGATCTGACTAAACTCCGAAACATCGGCATTATCGCGCACATCGATGCCGGTAAGACCACCACCTCGGAGCACCTGCTCTACTACGCCGGCGTAAAGCACAAGCTCGGCGCCGTCGATTCCGGCAATACGGAAACCGATTACGACCCCGAAGAGCAGGAACGGGGCATCACCATCTACAGCGCCTGCATTCCCTTCACCTGGAAAGGGTACACGATCAACTTGATCGATACCCCTGGCCACGTCGATTTCACGGCCGAGGTCGAGCGCAGCCTGCGCGTGCTGGACGGGGCCATCTGCGTGTTCGATGCCCAAAAAGGGGTAGAAGCGCAGTCGGAAACCGTCTGGCGGCAGGCCAACAAATACGGCGTTCCCCGGCTGGTTTTCATCAACAAAATGGACGTGGTAGGGGCCAACTTCGAAAAAGCCGTCGGCGAAGTGCGCGAACGACTCGAAGGGAATCCCGTTCCCATTTCGATTCCCATGGGTGCGGGCAGCAGCAAGGATAGTCACGATCCATTCAAAGGGATCATCGATCTGCTGCAAATGAAAGCGCTCTATTTCGAAGCAGCGGAACTCGGTAAATCGATGCGCGAGGCGGAAATCCCCGCCGAGTATCTGGAAGACGCGAAGAAATACCGCGAACAGATGTTCGATGCCCTGACGGCCCACGACGAAAAAGACCTGATCACCTCCGCCGTGCTCGAAAGTCACGACGCCGATCTGAACAAAATCCGCGAGCTGATTAGGGAACTGACGATCAAAGGAACCATCCACCCTGTGATGTGCGGCTCGGGTCGCGAGCATATTGGCATTCAACCGCTTTTGGATGGTATCTGCTTCTATCTTCCCAGTCCGCTGGATCGGCCGCCGGTCGCCGGCACCAATCCCAAAAAGGATGGGAAAGAGGAAAAGCGGAAACCCGATCCCAAGGAACCTTTCGCGGGTCTGGTCTTCAAATTCATCGGCTCCGATCATGGCGGGTTATTCTTCATCCGCATCTATTCCGGAACGCTCAAACCCAATAGCCGGGTGCTCAATCCGGGTCGCGATTCCAAGGAAGTCATCGGCAAAATCTTCCATGTGCACGCCGACCCGAAAGCGGAACGGGAAGATCTGCCCGAGGCCTACGCCGGGGATATTGTCGCCACCATTGGCCTGAAAGAAGCCGTCACTGGCGATACCCTCTGCGAAACGCAGCACCCGATTCTTCTGGAAAAAATCGTTTTTGCCGAGGCCGTGGTCAGCCAGTCGATCGAACCCGACTCGAACGCCGATAAAGACAAGATGATCGAATGTCTGAAGATGCTGGAGCGTGAAGACCCAACTTTCATCTGTCAGCTGAACAAAGAGACCGGGCAGCTGACCATGAGCGGCATGGGCACCCTGCACCTGGAAGTGAAGCGGCATCGCCTGGAACGGGATTTCCGTTTGAAAGTGCGCGTGCGGCCGCCGCGCGTCAGCTATCGGGAGACAATTCGCAACAACAAGACGGTCACCGGGGAATGCGTGCGCCAGGCAGGCGCCTCGCAGCTGTTCGCTAAACTGACCGTCAGCTTCGAATCCCGAGTTGGAAAAGAACCGACCGGGATTACCAACAAACTCAAGCCGAACGATCTGCCCGCTCCATTGATGGCGGCCGCAGAACGGGGTTTGAAGAGTGCGCTCCAGTCGGGGGAACTCGGGTTTCCATTGCTGAACGTGCATGGCACGATCATCAGTGCTCAAATGGATCAGGAAACTTCCAATGAAGTCGCTTTCGAAGCAGCGGCGGCCGATGCCGTGGCCCGGGCTCTGAAGGATAACATCATCCTGATGGAGCCGATCATGAAGCTGAACGTAACGGTACCCGATGAGTTCATGGGCAACGTCATCGGCGACCTGATGAGCCGGCGCGCGGAAATCGATCGGCAGGATTCGAACGGGCGAATTTCCATTATCGATGCCCGGGTACCCCTGGCGAAGATGTTCGACTATGCGGACAAGGTTCGCAGCCTGACGCAAGGCCGGGCGGGCAGCACCATGGAGCCGTTCAGCTATGCGGCCGCTCCAGACGAAGTGCTGCGCTCCTTCATCGATCCGGAATATTAG
- a CDS encoding carbon-nitrogen hydrolase family protein, which translates to MSIWRIAGVQFDCQLGAKQANLDFMIAQVRQAAAQGARLIVFPECALTGYGLTDRVAAKEVAEPLPGPATQAMTQVCQETDTFVVFGLIESAGDKLFNAAAIVGPKGLVAGFRKIHMPCIGIDRFLDKGDRPFEVYDLGGLKIGIGICFDNSFPESVRLMTLKGADLVLQPTNWADKAIKNATLVARVRAFENHIYYMAVNRIGNETGFHYIGYSSITDFNGEFLAFAEHDREAMIIADIDPEAARRKKVVHCVGEYEIDRVNWRRPEMYEGLV; encoded by the coding sequence ATGTCCATCTGGCGAATCGCGGGCGTACAGTTCGATTGCCAACTCGGGGCCAAGCAGGCGAATCTGGATTTCATGATTGCCCAGGTTCGACAGGCCGCCGCGCAAGGCGCCCGGCTGATCGTCTTTCCCGAATGTGCTTTGACGGGCTATGGCTTGACGGATCGGGTCGCCGCGAAAGAAGTGGCTGAGCCTCTGCCCGGCCCGGCTACGCAAGCGATGACCCAGGTTTGCCAGGAAACCGACACTTTTGTTGTGTTTGGGCTCATCGAGTCTGCGGGTGACAAATTGTTCAACGCGGCGGCCATCGTCGGACCGAAAGGACTGGTGGCGGGCTTCCGCAAAATTCACATGCCCTGTATCGGCATCGATCGCTTTCTGGATAAAGGTGACCGGCCGTTTGAAGTCTACGACCTGGGCGGCTTGAAGATCGGCATCGGCATCTGCTTCGACAACAGCTTTCCCGAATCGGTCCGCTTGATGACTTTGAAGGGCGCGGATTTGGTGCTGCAGCCGACGAATTGGGCCGATAAGGCGATCAAGAATGCCACACTGGTGGCTCGGGTGCGGGCGTTCGAAAATCACATTTACTACATGGCCGTGAATCGCATCGGCAACGAAACCGGCTTCCACTACATCGGCTACAGTTCGATTACCGATTTCAACGGGGAGTTTCTTGCCTTTGCCGAGCACGATCGGGAGGCGATGATCATCGCCGATATCGACCCGGAAGCTGCCCGCCGCAAAAAAGTGGTTCACTGCGTCGGCGAGTACGAAATCGACCGCGTCAACTGGCGTCGGCCGGAGATGTACGAAGGCCTGGTCTAA
- a CDS encoding DUF2760 domain-containing protein has product MEYVYPVITGLLGLVIGVVVAGIKKKSPFANKQQEELGLKVATKASSDLEFARRLDALFLPPPPPKPSGEPVRLLGLLQREARLIDFLMEPIGAYTDDQIGASVRDIHAKAGAVIRKHLTLDPVLPQTEGDKVTVPSGFDPSAIRLVGNVGGKPPFTGTLQHAGWKVKKIDLPKPADGVDEFVLMPAEVEM; this is encoded by the coding sequence ATGGAATATGTTTATCCGGTGATCACCGGTTTGCTGGGTTTGGTAATTGGCGTCGTGGTTGCAGGCATCAAGAAAAAATCCCCTTTTGCCAATAAGCAGCAGGAAGAACTGGGTTTAAAAGTTGCCACCAAGGCCAGTAGCGATCTCGAATTCGCCCGGCGGCTCGATGCCTTATTTTTGCCACCGCCGCCCCCAAAACCGAGCGGAGAACCGGTCAGGCTCCTCGGCTTATTGCAACGGGAAGCTCGATTGATCGATTTTCTCATGGAACCCATTGGAGCCTACACGGACGATCAAATCGGAGCCTCGGTACGGGATATTCACGCCAAAGCAGGCGCAGTGATTCGCAAGCATCTGACACTGGATCCCGTTCTGCCGCAAACCGAAGGGGATAAAGTCACGGTGCCCAGCGGCTTCGATCCGAGTGCCATTCGGTTAGTGGGCAATGTAGGAGGAAAACCCCCCTTCACCGGCACACTGCAGCACGCCGGCTGGAAGGTGAAGAAGATCGATCTGCCCAAACCGGCCGATGGAGTCGATGAATTCGTGTTGATGCCGGCCGAGGTGGAGATGTAA
- a CDS encoding DUF1559 family PulG-like putative transporter, translated as MRIEATDRRAFSRKDYIALVIICLVLAGLLLPKLLRIKDYSERTQSKNNLKSILLAVCSYEAAYSKLPPLMGGGSTSNSPTQDFHIAGGSLRESKIVGPLHIMILPYLEDSPLYASMATHDASGLTIPSTIFDGKPAFQYVIKSYVNPLDPSQKLGLDEKGRGVCSYAANAQLFASTNKSGLITEELTGNSNQFDRGLALDKIPDGSSHTIAFSEKFGSCGNGGSLWSAGILEKDKIYKEVPANTAKDYSSKISNESKDDRYYWPVFGLGGGASLPPAVYGANPASNPASRVIFQVQPDFQMHQGFNDQINKQGCDAFRANSTGSSQIIVGMADGSVLSLRIDIDPQIWFYAIYPDDGTNWQPESLAP; from the coding sequence ATGCGGATTGAAGCAACCGATCGAAGAGCCTTTTCTCGTAAAGATTACATCGCCCTGGTAATCATCTGCCTGGTACTTGCCGGTCTGTTGCTTCCGAAGCTGCTGAGAATAAAAGATTACTCTGAACGAACTCAATCGAAGAACAATCTGAAATCAATTTTACTGGCGGTATGCAGTTACGAAGCCGCCTACAGCAAACTCCCTCCTTTGATGGGGGGCGGTTCCACCAGTAATTCTCCCACTCAAGACTTTCACATTGCGGGCGGTTCGCTTCGAGAATCTAAAATCGTTGGTCCTCTGCACATTATGATTCTGCCGTACTTGGAAGATAGTCCGCTTTATGCGAGTATGGCTACTCACGACGCGAGCGGTTTGACCATCCCCTCCACCATTTTCGATGGGAAGCCGGCCTTTCAATACGTCATTAAATCCTATGTCAACCCGTTGGATCCCAGCCAAAAGCTGGGACTGGATGAAAAAGGGCGTGGGGTCTGCAGCTATGCCGCCAACGCGCAACTGTTCGCCAGCACGAACAAATCGGGATTAATAACCGAAGAATTAACCGGCAACAGCAATCAGTTTGATCGCGGCTTAGCTCTCGATAAAATTCCGGATGGTAGTTCGCACACGATTGCCTTTTCGGAAAAATTCGGCAGCTGCGGCAACGGCGGAAGCCTCTGGTCCGCGGGGATATTGGAAAAGGACAAGATCTACAAAGAGGTCCCCGCCAACACCGCGAAAGACTACAGCTCCAAGATCTCTAATGAATCTAAAGACGACAGATACTACTGGCCCGTCTTTGGTCTAGGCGGAGGTGCCAGTTTACCTCCCGCAGTTTATGGTGCCAACCCGGCCTCCAATCCCGCTAGCCGCGTAATCTTTCAAGTACAGCCCGATTTTCAAATGCATCAAGGCTTCAATGATCAGATCAACAAGCAGGGATGTGATGCTTTCCGAGCGAATAGTACTGGTTCAAGTCAAATTATTGTCGGCATGGCGGACGGTTCCGTTCTTTCTCTTCGGATCGATATCGATCCTCAAATCTGGTTCTATGCGATCTATCCCGACGACGGGACGAATTGGCAACCGGAGAGTCTTGCACCTTGA
- a CDS encoding DUF6624 domain-containing protein, protein MTLLFASILACGLFTFDEPARAEVKEPKIRDEILSRAKKEQELRFKLIKVGGLKPSPEEIKSLQEVDTDNRTWMKNLIEKQGWPGKTLVGEEAAHMAWLMVQHADPDLPFQKKCLELLKAAVKQGEATGADLAYLTDRVLAAEGKKQLYGTQLQQKEGKFIPKPVEDEANLDARRKELGLQPMAEYLEVATKMFKLNDKPAKK, encoded by the coding sequence ATGACACTACTATTCGCTTCAATTCTCGCTTGCGGTCTGTTTACTTTCGACGAACCCGCCCGGGCGGAGGTCAAGGAACCCAAGATTCGGGACGAAATTCTCTCGCGCGCCAAGAAGGAGCAGGAACTCCGTTTCAAGCTCATTAAAGTAGGCGGCTTGAAGCCGAGCCCCGAGGAAATTAAATCCTTGCAGGAAGTGGATACCGATAACCGAACCTGGATGAAAAATCTGATCGAGAAGCAGGGCTGGCCGGGGAAAACTTTAGTAGGTGAGGAAGCCGCGCATATGGCCTGGTTGATGGTTCAGCACGCCGACCCCGATTTGCCGTTCCAGAAGAAATGCCTGGAGTTATTGAAGGCCGCCGTGAAACAAGGGGAGGCAACCGGAGCCGATCTCGCCTATCTCACGGATCGAGTGCTGGCCGCGGAGGGAAAGAAACAGCTCTACGGCACTCAATTGCAGCAGAAAGAGGGCAAGTTCATCCCGAAGCCCGTGGAAGATGAAGCGAATCTGGATGCCCGCCGAAAAGAGCTCGGCCTGCAGCCGATGGCCGAGTATCTGGAAGTGGCCACGAAGATGTTCAAGTTGAATGACAAGCCGGCCAAGAAGTGA